The following coding sequences are from one Frigoribacterium sp. Leaf415 window:
- a CDS encoding SRPBCC family protein: MPVVESRCVVPVDVRVAFAVSQTQGEARKRWDPFIRRQYLVGGATRAAKGVRTFTVQRFGFRMESEYVSYNPPTNVGMKMTKGSWFFERLGGGWRFREVDGDPTSTEAVWRYNFSCKPRWLAPVAERIGAVLLQRDIDRRIRGFARGCVDPFVLAHLDPDLDPDLDPDLDVTDDPTHTAPPARP; encoded by the coding sequence ATGCCTGTCGTCGAGTCCCGGTGTGTCGTCCCCGTCGACGTGCGCGTCGCCTTCGCGGTGTCCCAGACCCAGGGGGAGGCACGCAAGCGGTGGGACCCCTTCATCCGGCGGCAGTACCTCGTCGGCGGAGCGACACGGGCCGCCAAGGGGGTCCGGACCTTCACCGTGCAGCGGTTCGGGTTCCGGATGGAGAGCGAGTACGTCTCGTACAACCCGCCGACGAACGTCGGGATGAAGATGACGAAGGGGTCGTGGTTCTTCGAGCGCCTCGGCGGGGGATGGCGGTTCCGCGAGGTCGACGGTGACCCGACCTCGACCGAGGCCGTGTGGCGCTACAACTTCTCGTGCAAGCCCAGGTGGCTGGCGCCGGTGGCCGAGCGCATCGGTGCCGTCCTCCTGCAGCGCGACATCGACCGACGCATCCGTGGCTTCGCCCGAGGCTGCGTCGATCCGTTCGTCCTCGCCCACCTCGACCCCGACCTCGACCCCGACCTCGACCCCGACCTCGACGTCACCGACGACCCGACCCACACCGCGCCTCCAGCCCGTCCATAG
- a CDS encoding TetR-like C-terminal domain-containing protein, translated as MVDGAPRASRLSAEIEYSQSVIYKHFASLDEIADAVALEGFAELAAGLHEARTTVAPGDAPTAVARRYAAFATDAPAVYEAMFGRATRLRFGNGSAPAPSSAFAELRAVLEPRAGHDDVELLTETFWAGLHGLVVLQRGARLRPDLQEARINLLVEQIVPAGLGGDRRR; from the coding sequence ATGGTCGACGGGGCGCCCCGGGCGAGCCGCCTGTCGGCCGAGATCGAGTACAGCCAATCGGTCATCTACAAGCACTTCGCCTCGCTCGACGAGATCGCCGACGCCGTCGCCCTCGAGGGCTTCGCCGAACTCGCGGCCGGTCTGCACGAGGCGCGCACGACGGTCGCGCCGGGTGATGCGCCCACCGCCGTCGCCCGCCGCTACGCCGCCTTCGCGACCGACGCCCCCGCCGTCTACGAGGCGATGTTCGGCAGAGCGACACGCCTGCGTTTCGGAAACGGCTCCGCCCCGGCACCCTCGTCCGCCTTCGCCGAACTCAGGGCCGTCCTCGAACCGCGAGCCGGGCACGACGACGTCGAGCTGCTGACGGAGACGTTCTGGGCCGGCCTGCACGGCCTCGTCGTGTTGCAGCGCGGTGCCCGGTTGCGGCCCGACCTCCAGGAGGCGCGCATAAACCTCCTGGTGGAGCAGATCGTGCCTGCGGGTCTCGGCGGCGACCGACGTCGCTAG
- a CDS encoding TetR/AcrR family transcriptional regulator — protein sequence MLVDDRLAVLDLGRQAARPGRPVDHSLDDAVLATTLDLIAENPLEGVTLDAVAARTGRAKTTLYRRWATKDALVVAAVRSMGRPPEAEHPPRRGSLRADLLAVVDSPWLGGTARRLALFAGLATTASHVTGLDAVVRTEITEPYVEIYRRLLTRAIDEDEAPEELRSRVDTLAAVIPAMSSLRFGLDHTTTGREFFVAVVDDVVLAAVRGTRATA from the coding sequence GTGCTTGTAGATGACCGATTGGCTGTACTCGATCTCGGCCGACAGGCGGCTCGCCCGGGGCGCCCCGTCGACCATTCGCTCGACGACGCCGTCCTGGCCACGACGCTGGATCTCATCGCGGAGAACCCGCTCGAAGGCGTCACCCTCGATGCCGTCGCCGCTCGGACCGGCAGAGCCAAGACGACGCTGTACCGTCGCTGGGCCACGAAGGACGCCCTGGTCGTTGCGGCGGTCCGCTCGATGGGCCGCCCGCCCGAGGCTGAGCACCCCCCGCGCCGAGGCTCCCTCCGCGCGGACCTGCTGGCGGTCGTCGACTCGCCTTGGCTCGGCGGGACGGCGAGGCGACTCGCACTCTTCGCCGGCCTCGCGACGACGGCGAGCCACGTGACGGGCCTCGATGCGGTCGTCCGGACCGAGATCACCGAGCCCTACGTCGAGATCTATCGGCGACTCCTGACCCGGGCGATCGACGAGGACGAGGCACCCGAAGAACTCCGGAGTCGGGTCGACACCCTCGCCGCCGTCATCCCCGCGATGAGCAGCCTCCGGTTCGGGCTCGACCACACGACCACGGGACGCGAATTCTTCGTCGCCGTCGTGGACGACGTCGTCCTCGCAGCCGTCCGCGGTACACGAGCCACCGCCTAA
- a CDS encoding DUF4287 domain-containing protein, which yields MAERRVLAPDPPVDGQKVTGPASYFPSIERTHGRPIQQWLDLTAERLDEDEHTHMQVVSWLKSEHGLGHGHANAIVAYVRHARG from the coding sequence ATGGCGGAGCGACGAGTCCTGGCACCCGATCCGCCGGTTGACGGCCAGAAGGTCACGGGCCCGGCGTCGTACTTCCCGAGCATCGAGCGCACCCACGGTCGCCCGATCCAGCAGTGGCTCGACCTGACCGCCGAACGCCTCGACGAGGACGAACACACGCACATGCAGGTGGTGTCGTGGCTGAAGTCCGAGCACGGCCTGGGTCACGGTCACGCCAACGCGATCGTCGCGTACGTGCGCCACGCCCGCGGTTGA
- a CDS encoding alanine racemase → MTTSPSTPPAPAVTSITKVGFGREPRPVPLIDLATPLLTIDLDALDHNVVTMAAWCREAGVDLAPHGKTTMAPEIWRRQLDAGAWGITLATAFQVAVAREALVPNVILAGTAFAPATLAALAAPGTDVLMWVDSVETVRLVDAALARAEAERPLAVLVEFGSPLGRTGARSVREALLVAEAVAASPHLVLAGVAGYEGALTHDVDAAGIAVVDEYLRGLLDVLDGIGAPAFDPWLTSGHDVVLTAGGSVYFDRVVAVLGDRHDPSGLQGPRTRVVLRSGSYVAHDHDLYRRLTPFARDTGPTTAGGAGGVDADVTVVVGDGSAGSQADREMGGPTDGELTGFDGAAEGFGAERSEEPYAEPADSSPTGPGAEASAGPSFLPALELWASVVSRPEPGLALLNVGRRDTSDDEGFPVPLEAWRPQAADRRLPGVLDGSHVSALNDQHAFLRLEPSSGLQVGDLVRLGVSHPCTTIDKWNEIATVRGSADRRGVPPVVEGGIVTRF, encoded by the coding sequence ATGACCACGTCACCCTCGACCCCGCCCGCCCCCGCCGTCACGTCGATCACCAAGGTCGGCTTCGGCCGCGAACCCCGGCCCGTCCCGCTGATCGACCTCGCGACCCCGCTGCTCACGATCGACCTCGACGCCCTCGATCACAACGTCGTGACCATGGCCGCCTGGTGCCGCGAGGCCGGGGTCGACCTGGCGCCGCACGGCAAGACCACCATGGCGCCCGAGATCTGGCGGCGGCAGCTCGACGCCGGGGCCTGGGGCATCACGCTCGCGACGGCGTTCCAGGTCGCCGTCGCCCGCGAGGCCTTGGTGCCGAACGTCATCCTGGCCGGCACCGCGTTCGCGCCCGCGACCCTGGCGGCGCTAGCCGCACCCGGCACGGACGTGCTCATGTGGGTCGACTCGGTCGAGACCGTGCGGCTCGTCGACGCCGCCCTGGCGCGGGCCGAGGCCGAGCGTCCGCTCGCCGTGCTGGTCGAGTTCGGGTCGCCGCTCGGTCGGACCGGAGCCCGTTCGGTGCGTGAGGCCCTGCTCGTCGCCGAGGCCGTAGCGGCCTCACCGCACCTCGTCCTGGCCGGGGTGGCCGGCTACGAGGGCGCCCTCACTCACGACGTCGACGCGGCCGGCATCGCCGTGGTCGACGAGTACCTGCGGGGCCTCCTCGACGTGCTCGACGGCATCGGAGCCCCCGCCTTCGACCCGTGGCTGACGTCCGGTCACGACGTGGTGCTCACCGCCGGCGGCAGCGTGTACTTCGACCGCGTCGTCGCCGTGCTCGGCGACCGGCACGACCCGTCGGGGCTGCAGGGGCCGCGCACACGCGTCGTGCTGCGGTCGGGTTCGTACGTCGCCCACGACCACGACCTCTACCGCCGGTTGACGCCGTTCGCCCGCGACACCGGGCCGACGACCGCAGGAGGCGCGGGTGGCGTCGACGCGGACGTCACGGTGGTCGTCGGCGACGGTTCCGCGGGGTCGCAGGCCGATCGCGAGATGGGCGGTCCGACCGACGGCGAGCTCACCGGGTTCGACGGAGCGGCCGAGGGGTTCGGGGCCGAGCGGTCCGAGGAGCCGTACGCCGAGCCCGCCGATTCGTCCCCGACCGGGCCCGGCGCCGAGGCCTCGGCCGGGCCCTCGTTCCTGCCGGCCCTCGAGTTGTGGGCGTCCGTGGTGTCCCGTCCCGAGCCCGGGTTGGCCCTGCTCAACGTCGGGCGTCGCGACACGTCGGACGACGAGGGGTTCCCGGTGCCGCTCGAGGCGTGGCGTCCGCAGGCGGCCGACCGGCGCCTCCCCGGGGTTCTCGACGGGTCGCACGTGTCGGCGCTGAACGACCAGCACGCCTTCCTGCGGCTCGAGCCGTCGTCGGGGCTGCAGGTCGGCGACCTGGTGCGGCTCGGCGTCTCGCACCCCTGCACCACGATCGACAAGTGGAACGAGATCGCCACGGTGCGGGGCTCGGCCGACCGCCGCGGTGTGCCACCCGTGGTCGAGGGCGGCATCGTCACTCGGTTCTGA
- a CDS encoding RidA family protein encodes MSEKTEVRTGGAPTPISTFSQGVLKNGFLSVSGQGPQDPATSEYLHPGDLTSQTVRTLDNVKAIVEGAGGTFDDVVSLRVFLTTRDDFAEMNAAYETYLLQNVPSGVFPTRTTVFVELPHEAMLVEIDALAILS; translated from the coding sequence GTGAGCGAGAAGACCGAAGTCCGCACCGGCGGCGCACCCACCCCCATCTCGACCTTCTCGCAGGGCGTGCTGAAGAACGGCTTCCTCAGCGTGTCGGGCCAGGGCCCGCAAGACCCCGCCACGAGCGAGTACCTGCACCCCGGCGACCTGACGTCACAGACCGTCCGCACGCTCGACAACGTCAAGGCGATCGTCGAGGGCGCCGGCGGCACGTTCGACGACGTCGTCTCGCTGCGCGTCTTCCTGACCACGCGCGACGACTTCGCCGAGATGAACGCCGCGTACGAGACCTACCTGCTGCAGAACGTCCCGAGCGGCGTGTTCCCCACCCGCACGACGGTGTTCGTCGAGCTGCCGCACGAGGCCATGCTCGTCGAGATCGACGCGCTCGCGATCCTCAGCTGA
- a CDS encoding NAD(P)-dependent oxidoreductase encodes MKVLVLGATGGTGSHVLRVALSAGHEVTVLVRDSSTLDVTDGVRVLTGDATSAEAVRAAVAGQDAVLNAVGSRNMRHPVEVEVGRALLPAMRDAAVDRLVVCSAFGVGESQADANTLQKMFFHTMLGKVYAAKEVADAEVRESGLDWTLVYPTRLTDDPATGSLATGERLPQGAGSHVTRADVARFMLAQLTVSTWSRKTVVVTGAAG; translated from the coding sequence ATGAAGGTTCTGGTGCTGGGAGCGACCGGGGGCACGGGCTCCCACGTCCTGCGGGTCGCCCTGTCGGCGGGGCACGAGGTGACGGTGCTCGTCCGGGACTCGTCCACCCTCGACGTGACCGACGGCGTCCGGGTGCTCACCGGGGACGCGACTTCGGCCGAGGCCGTCCGCGCCGCGGTCGCCGGCCAGGACGCCGTGCTCAACGCGGTCGGCTCGCGGAACATGCGGCACCCGGTCGAGGTCGAGGTCGGCCGCGCCCTGCTGCCGGCGATGCGTGACGCCGCGGTCGACCGCCTCGTCGTCTGTTCGGCCTTCGGCGTCGGCGAGAGTCAGGCCGACGCGAACACCCTGCAGAAGATGTTCTTCCACACCATGCTCGGCAAGGTCTATGCCGCCAAGGAGGTCGCCGACGCCGAGGTGCGCGAGAGCGGCCTCGACTGGACGCTCGTCTACCCCACGCGCCTCACCGACGACCCGGCGACCGGGTCGCTCGCCACGGGGGAGCGGCTGCCCCAGGGGGCAGGCAGCCACGTGACCCGGGCCGACGTGGCGCGCTTCATGCTGGCCCAGCTGACCGTCTCGACGTGGTCACGGAAGACTGTGGTCGTGACCGGCGCGGCGGGCTGA
- a CDS encoding N-acyl-D-amino-acid deacylase family protein, translating to MTTVVLAGGTVWDGSGGAGRVADVVVRDGVVTAVGVGAVTSVGDGHRASSSGVPDGVEVVDASGLDVLPGFVDVHAHDDAALFRPGGVAPKTGQGVTTTIVGNCGQGVAPSPTDPDDRSLEDYSRPVLGGFPARRWATFADYVRTLADGDADGRFGLHAATLVPHAPLRAGVLGFERRPADAAERSLIAASVGDALDAGALGVSLGLMYAPGDAADRPELVALAGECAVRGTLLVAHVRNEADGLRDSIDELASLGRETGAAVHISHLKVTGPRNVGGMPAIVEHLDALRDSGVDVSADVYPYDAGSTTVASLFPPATADRGVESLLEALRPGTRSRRQVLDGLLEPWAETTLENQYAAIGPARISLAGFTRPEHAAFEGRSVAEIAASVGADPREVLADLVLAEQGALTVIVFHTDLEGMRTALAWPHTLVGSDGLPRETGTVHPRLYGTFSRVLDEYAGSGPRAVLSRGEAIARMSTRASSRFGLGGRGVAGGAPVGGAGGALGIDPGAVADLQLIDPRAYADRATYATPRLGPSGLIGLWAAGRRLR from the coding sequence GTGACGACGGTGGTGCTCGCGGGCGGGACGGTCTGGGACGGGTCCGGAGGCGCGGGTCGCGTCGCGGACGTCGTCGTGCGCGACGGGGTGGTCACGGCCGTGGGGGTCGGGGCGGTGACGTCCGTCGGTGACGGGCACCGCGCCTCCTCGTCCGGGGTGCCGGACGGTGTCGAGGTGGTCGACGCGAGCGGGCTCGACGTGCTGCCGGGGTTCGTCGACGTGCACGCGCACGACGACGCGGCGCTCTTCCGCCCGGGAGGGGTCGCGCCCAAGACCGGGCAGGGCGTGACGACCACGATCGTCGGCAACTGCGGCCAGGGCGTCGCACCGTCGCCGACCGATCCCGACGACCGTTCGCTCGAGGACTACTCGCGGCCGGTGCTCGGCGGGTTCCCTGCGCGACGATGGGCGACGTTCGCCGACTACGTGCGGACGCTGGCCGACGGCGACGCTGACGGGCGGTTCGGCCTGCACGCGGCGACCCTCGTGCCGCACGCACCGCTGCGGGCGGGCGTGCTCGGCTTCGAGCGACGTCCGGCCGACGCCGCCGAGCGGTCGCTCATCGCGGCGTCGGTGGGTGACGCGCTCGACGCCGGGGCCCTCGGCGTCTCGCTCGGCCTGATGTACGCACCCGGCGACGCCGCCGACCGGCCCGAGCTCGTCGCCCTGGCCGGGGAGTGCGCGGTGCGGGGCACGCTGCTGGTCGCCCACGTCCGCAACGAGGCCGACGGTCTCCGCGACTCGATCGACGAGCTGGCCTCGCTGGGACGCGAGACCGGGGCCGCCGTCCACATCAGCCACCTCAAGGTGACCGGACCGCGGAACGTCGGCGGCATGCCCGCGATCGTCGAGCACCTCGACGCCCTGCGCGACTCGGGGGTCGACGTCAGCGCGGACGTCTACCCGTACGACGCGGGCAGCACGACGGTCGCGTCGCTGTTCCCTCCGGCCACGGCCGACCGCGGGGTCGAGAGCCTGCTCGAGGCGCTCCGGCCCGGCACGCGCTCGCGGCGTCAGGTGCTCGACGGGCTGCTCGAGCCCTGGGCCGAGACGACGCTCGAGAACCAGTACGCCGCGATCGGCCCCGCACGGATCTCGCTGGCGGGGTTCACGCGACCCGAGCACGCGGCCTTCGAGGGCCGGTCGGTGGCCGAGATCGCCGCGTCGGTCGGTGCCGACCCGCGCGAAGTGCTTGCCGACCTCGTCCTCGCCGAGCAGGGCGCCCTCACCGTCATCGTGTTCCACACCGACCTCGAGGGCATGCGGACGGCCCTGGCCTGGCCGCACACCCTGGTCGGGTCGGACGGTCTGCCGCGCGAGACCGGCACCGTGCACCCGCGGCTGTACGGCACGTTCTCGCGCGTGCTCGACGAGTACGCCGGGTCGGGGCCGCGGGCCGTGCTGTCCCGGGGCGAAGCGATCGCACGCATGTCGACCCGCGCCTCCTCGCGGTTCGGGCTGGGCGGTCGCGGCGTGGCTGGTGGTGCGCCCGTCGGCGGTGCAGGAGGCGCGCTCGGCATCGACCCCGGGGCCGTCGCCGACCTGCAGCTGATCGATCCCAGGGCCTACGCCGACCGGGCCACCTACGCGACGCCGCGCCTCGGCCCCTCGGGGCTGATCGGCCTCTGGGCCGCCGGCCGCCGCCTCCGCTGA
- the nagB gene encoding glucosamine-6-phosphate deaminase, with the protein MEIIIVRDSDEVGRVAALKIASVVQREPEAVLGLATGSSPTGIYASLAARVAAGELDFGRASGFALDEYVGIPLEHPESYASVIERDVVVPLGMDASKVRVPDGRASDIEAAVVDYEQAIVDAGGIDIQILGIGANGHIGFNEPTSSFASRTRIKTLAPQTRADNARFFDDPSQVPTHCLTQGLGTILDAHEVVLVAQGTAKAAAVAGMVEGPLSAMCPGSALQLHRHATIVVDEAAAADLQLADYYRYTYANKPVWQRFE; encoded by the coding sequence AGATCATCATCGTCCGCGACTCCGACGAGGTCGGCCGCGTCGCCGCCCTCAAGATCGCGTCGGTCGTGCAGCGCGAGCCCGAGGCCGTGCTGGGCCTCGCGACCGGGTCGTCGCCGACCGGCATCTACGCCTCGCTCGCGGCCCGGGTCGCGGCGGGCGAGCTCGACTTCGGCCGCGCCTCCGGGTTCGCGCTCGACGAGTACGTCGGCATCCCGCTCGAGCATCCCGAGAGCTACGCGTCGGTGATCGAGCGCGACGTCGTCGTGCCGCTGGGCATGGACGCGTCGAAGGTGCGCGTGCCCGACGGCCGAGCGAGCGACATCGAGGCGGCCGTCGTCGACTACGAGCAGGCCATCGTCGACGCGGGCGGCATCGACATCCAGATCCTCGGCATCGGCGCGAACGGGCACATCGGCTTCAACGAGCCCACCTCGTCGTTCGCCTCGCGCACCCGCATCAAGACGCTCGCGCCGCAGACCCGAGCCGACAACGCACGCTTCTTCGACGACCCGTCACAGGTGCCCACGCACTGCCTGACCCAGGGGCTCGGCACGATCCTCGACGCGCACGAGGTCGTGCTCGTGGCGCAGGGGACGGCCAAGGCGGCGGCCGTCGCGGGCATGGTCGAGGGGCCGCTCAGCGCGATGTGCCCGGGCAGCGCGTTGCAGCTGCACCGGCACGCGACGATCGTGGTCGACGAGGCCGCCGCGGCCGACCTGCAGCTGGCGGACTACTACCGCTACACGTACGCGAACAAGCCCGTGTGGCAGCGCTTCGAGTAG